A single window of Alosa alosa isolate M-15738 ecotype Scorff River chromosome 11, AALO_Geno_1.1, whole genome shotgun sequence DNA harbors:
- the LOC125303896 gene encoding uncharacterized protein LOC125303896: protein MQFCWFLACCLAARQDEGKKIKKCVKKYGLVELKRELEALGVNIDGHWDETKKKNKKKIKKELQKLLIKELKKIEHDKKRLDNRAYEDGFTMPMDIPEHVLSALNELEALRIYSDEDMDETTKKNKMKRKIELQRFLINELKEAEHGKTDLDNQVYEEKSLITMPVDIPEDVLNVLDDLDTFLDKQLEVSERYEREDAVLDSLLFKVVSTLEREMKRKRNREHGGQTLETGKRRRNGRPVSGVPYKFTIAPSLGGGFVW, encoded by the exons ATGCAGTTCTGCTGGTTCTTAGCCTGCTGCCTGGCAGCACGGCAGGATGAAGGCAAAAAAATTaagaaatgtgtcaaaaaataCGGACTGGTAGAGCTAAAAAGAGAACTGGAAGCTTTGGGAGTGAACATTGATGGGCACTGGGATGAgactaaaaagaaaaacaaaaagaagatcAAAAAGGAATTACAAAAGCTCCTCATAAAGGAGCTGAAGAAGATTGAGCACGACAAAAAAAGACTGGACAACAGGGCTTACGAAGACGGGTTCACTATGCCCATGGATATCCCCGAACATGTCCTATCTGCTCTGAATGAACTGGAGGCTTTGAGAATTTACAGTGATGAGGACATGGATGAGActacaaagaaaaacaaaatgaagagAAAAATTGAACTACAAAGGTTCCTAATAAATGAGCTGAAGGAGGCTGAGCACGGCAAAACTGACCTGGACAACCAAGTTTACGAAGAGAAATCACTGATCACTATGCCCGTGGATATCCCTGAAGATGTCCTAAATGTCCTAGATGATCTGGACACATTCTTGGATAAACAGTTGGAAGTATCAGAGAGATATGAACGAGAAGATGCCGTGCTCGACAGTCTCCTGTTTAAAGTGGTCTCGACTCTGG AAAGAGAAATGAAaaggaagagaaacagagagcatGGAGGCCAGACGCTGGAgacaggaaagaggaggaggaacggGAGGCCTGTTTCTGGAGTGCCCTACAAATTCACAATAGCTCCATCCCTGGGAGGAGGTTTTGTGTGGTAG